Proteins encoded within one genomic window of Bradyrhizobium sp. 186:
- a CDS encoding MaoC/PaaZ C-terminal domain-containing protein: protein MADISAEAEKFYVKLGDFAEFSKTISESDIYLYAGLTGDFSPNHINEAEMRKTAYGKRMAHGAMLIGFMSTTSTMVAERAARDSISESPVSLGYDRVRFIAPVFIGDTITVRYEVASIDLGKRRAVSDVTITNDDGKVVAVGQHILKWVPRG from the coding sequence ATGGCGGATATCAGTGCCGAGGCCGAGAAGTTCTACGTCAAGCTCGGGGATTTTGCCGAGTTCAGCAAGACCATCAGCGAATCCGACATCTATTTGTATGCGGGTTTGACGGGGGACTTTTCGCCCAACCACATCAACGAGGCCGAGATGCGCAAGACCGCCTATGGGAAGCGCATGGCGCATGGCGCGATGCTGATCGGCTTCATGTCGACGACGTCGACGATGGTCGCCGAACGGGCGGCACGGGACAGTATTTCCGAAAGCCCGGTATCGCTTGGCTACGACCGGGTCCGGTTCATTGCGCCTGTATTCATCGGCGACACCATCACCGTCAGGTATGAGGTCGCCAGCATCGATCTCGGGAAGCGCAGGGCGGTCTCCGATGTCACGATCACCAATGACGATGGCAAGGTCGTCGCTGTGGGTCAGCACATTCTGAAATGGGTACCGCGTGGCTGA
- a CDS encoding CoA transferase, with product MTPMLDGIKIVAFHHFLMGPLGGQFLADLGADVVAVEQTDGAFQRHWSGGESFVEGESMLFACANRNKRNIALNLRSDEGREIAHRLVAQSHVVIENFRPGVMDRLGLGFEDAKKLRPDIIYASATGYGVDGPYKERAGQDLLLQAISGLAAVTGKGEGDARAVGCSAVDHHGAALLANGILAALVRHGRTGQGCRVEATLLGAAIDIQTEAIVAYLNSQHPPKSIRQEEYVSGWLMQAPYGIYPTADGHIALSRVTLVGLAEVLECPELAEIGEHELFSRKGEISRLVAKHTIRFSVAELEARLTSRDFWFAAINDYGQMACDPQVVAAGHITTIPSAASGRPIKLTAHPIKYDGERPGVRLAPQPLGAQSQEILHELGYSPQQTRALVESKTVGIGTPLNDAAE from the coding sequence ATGACTCCGATGCTTGATGGAATAAAGATCGTCGCCTTTCACCACTTCCTTATGGGCCCGCTGGGCGGGCAATTCCTGGCCGACCTCGGCGCCGATGTGGTGGCGGTCGAACAGACGGATGGCGCTTTCCAACGGCATTGGAGCGGAGGCGAGAGTTTCGTCGAAGGTGAGTCGATGCTGTTTGCCTGCGCCAACCGCAACAAGCGAAACATCGCGCTCAATCTGCGATCCGACGAAGGCCGCGAGATCGCCCATCGGCTGGTCGCGCAATCGCATGTCGTGATCGAGAACTTCCGGCCCGGCGTGATGGACCGTTTGGGTCTCGGATTTGAAGACGCTAAGAAGCTGCGCCCGGACATTATCTATGCGTCGGCGACGGGTTATGGCGTCGATGGACCTTACAAGGAACGTGCCGGGCAGGACCTGTTGCTGCAAGCGATTTCCGGATTGGCAGCGGTCACCGGAAAAGGTGAGGGTGATGCGCGCGCCGTCGGCTGTTCAGCTGTAGACCATCACGGCGCAGCATTGCTGGCCAATGGCATTTTGGCCGCACTTGTTCGGCATGGGCGCACCGGCCAGGGATGCCGGGTCGAGGCGACCTTGCTTGGCGCGGCGATCGACATTCAGACCGAAGCCATCGTCGCATATTTGAATAGCCAACACCCGCCGAAATCGATCCGGCAGGAGGAATATGTATCGGGCTGGCTGATGCAGGCACCTTATGGGATCTACCCGACCGCCGACGGGCATATCGCCCTCTCGAGGGTGACGTTGGTCGGGCTGGCCGAAGTGCTGGAATGCCCGGAACTCGCGGAGATCGGCGAGCATGAGCTGTTTTCGCGCAAGGGCGAGATCTCGCGGCTAGTAGCAAAACACACGATCAGGTTCAGCGTGGCTGAACTCGAGGCGCGGCTCACAAGTCGTGATTTCTGGTTCGCCGCCATCAACGACTACGGACAAATGGCGTGCGACCCCCAGGTCGTGGCGGCCGGCCACATCACGACCATTCCGTCAGCCGCGAGCGGCCGACCGATCAAGCTGACGGCTCACCCGATCAAATATGACGGCGAACGGCCCGGCGTACGACTGGCGCCGCAACCGCTGGGCGCGCAGAGTCAGGAAATCCTGCACGAACTTGGATATAGCCCCCAGCAAACCCGGGCGCTGGTGGAGAGCAAAACGGTTGGAATTGGCACACCGCTGAATGATGCGGCTGAGTGA
- a CDS encoding class II aldolase/adducin family protein codes for MTDHNHADLRQGILDTCREMNRNGLNQGTSGNLSHRLPNGMLITPTSLPYDRMRPEDIVAMDFAANYQGNHRPSSEWRFHRDILRAREDVNVVLHTHSTFSTTLAVHERGIPCFHYMVAVAGGNDVRCAPYACFGTQALSNYALKALEDRNACLLGHHGLIVTAQTFEKALWLAVEVETLAKMYVHALAIGEPPRLSDAEMARVHEQIKRMGYGQAPDLDDVADVPRAVPE; via the coding sequence ATGACAGACCACAATCATGCCGATCTCCGCCAAGGCATTCTCGATACCTGCAGGGAGATGAATCGAAACGGTCTCAATCAGGGCACATCCGGCAATCTTTCGCACCGGCTTCCAAACGGCATGCTGATCACGCCTACCAGCCTGCCCTATGATCGGATGCGGCCAGAGGACATTGTTGCGATGGATTTTGCCGCGAACTACCAGGGCAACCATCGGCCTTCATCCGAATGGCGCTTTCACCGCGATATTCTGCGAGCACGCGAAGACGTCAACGTCGTGCTCCATACGCATTCCACCTTCAGCACAACTCTCGCCGTTCACGAGCGTGGCATTCCGTGCTTTCACTATATGGTCGCAGTTGCGGGTGGCAACGATGTCCGTTGTGCGCCCTATGCTTGTTTCGGCACGCAGGCGCTATCAAACTACGCCCTCAAGGCACTCGAAGATCGCAACGCCTGCCTGCTTGGCCACCACGGCTTGATCGTGACGGCCCAGACGTTTGAAAAGGCCCTTTGGCTCGCCGTGGAAGTGGAGACGCTGGCGAAGATGTATGTCCATGCGTTGGCTATCGGCGAGCCGCCGCGCCTCAGCGACGCTGAAATGGCGCGGGTACATGAGCAGATTAAACGCATGGGATACGGCCAGGCGCCTGACCTTGACGATGTCGCCGATGTTCCGCGCGCCGTACCGGAGTGA
- a CDS encoding FGGY-family carbohydrate kinase: MMRSIVSPPIAVLDIGKTNLKLLVASEDGWPLETYAIPNVSMTQGSYLAYDLGGLEEWFLDTLAVVSQRHAIGAVIVAAHGCGAVLVDGDMPVLPMMDYDAVSPPAIDEAYARIAPGYDEVFCGIGGAMRLGKQLLWQESAYPVEFARAKTYLTTAQFFAMRLGGRAASEISQLAAQSHIWNLIQHQPSSLMRNRGWSHLLPECVPAGAVLGTVSESVARRTGLAHSTETLCGVHDSNANLFRYKAAGMADASILSTGTWMIGFQRGLSLDKLDCARAMVLNIDVDGENAPSTLIATGREYDLIRGENRASDAAVLAALPTLLSRGTLAVPSFMGDDGLFPGAARRGRVIGPPPETPAEWQALAVLYAAFSANRCLDTLESSKRIVIDGGFAANLPFARCLATLRPSQSVWVSQSPDGTALGAALLWRRFSRTLPVSSVVLEAVTSLSNDGFEPRDVFAAYQSWIAFSEPAS, encoded by the coding sequence ATGATGCGCTCGATCGTCTCGCCCCCTATCGCGGTTCTCGACATTGGCAAGACCAATCTCAAACTGCTAGTGGCGAGCGAGGACGGCTGGCCACTCGAAACATATGCGATTCCGAATGTGTCGATGACTCAGGGTTCGTACCTCGCCTATGATCTTGGCGGGTTAGAAGAATGGTTTCTCGATACCCTTGCCGTCGTGTCTCAACGCCATGCCATTGGCGCCGTGATCGTGGCTGCGCATGGGTGCGGCGCGGTTCTCGTCGACGGTGACATGCCAGTGCTGCCGATGATGGACTATGATGCCGTCTCTCCGCCGGCAATCGATGAAGCCTATGCCCGGATCGCGCCCGGCTACGATGAGGTGTTTTGTGGAATCGGAGGCGCGATGCGGCTCGGAAAGCAGCTGCTGTGGCAGGAAAGCGCGTATCCCGTCGAATTCGCCCGCGCAAAAACCTATCTGACCACCGCGCAGTTTTTCGCCATGCGGCTTGGCGGACGTGCGGCCAGTGAAATCTCGCAGCTCGCGGCTCAGAGCCATATCTGGAACCTCATCCAGCATCAGCCTTCTTCTCTTATGCGCAACCGCGGCTGGAGCCATCTGCTGCCCGAATGCGTACCCGCCGGTGCGGTGCTAGGGACGGTTTCGGAGTCCGTAGCCAGGCGCACCGGCTTGGCTCACTCGACCGAAACCCTCTGTGGCGTGCATGATTCCAACGCCAACCTGTTTCGTTACAAGGCCGCCGGCATGGCCGATGCCTCGATCCTATCGACCGGTACTTGGATGATTGGCTTTCAGCGCGGCCTCTCCCTGGACAAACTCGATTGCGCGCGCGCGATGGTTCTCAATATCGATGTCGATGGTGAGAATGCGCCCTCGACATTGATCGCGACCGGCCGCGAATACGACCTGATCCGCGGGGAAAATCGTGCTTCTGATGCAGCCGTCCTTGCCGCATTACCAACCCTGCTGTCGAGGGGGACCCTGGCGGTCCCCTCATTCATGGGCGATGATGGATTGTTTCCAGGCGCTGCTCGCCGCGGACGGGTCATCGGGCCGCCCCCCGAAACGCCTGCCGAATGGCAGGCATTGGCTGTGCTCTACGCAGCATTCAGCGCAAACCGCTGTCTTGATACGCTCGAGAGCTCAAAACGCATAGTCATCGATGGTGGCTTTGCCGCAAACCTGCCCTTCGCCCGCTGCCTTGCGACCTTGCGACCCTCGCAGAGCGTCTGGGTGAGTCAGTCCCCGGACGGAACGGCGCTGGGCGCCGCGCTGCTGTGGCGGCGCTTCTCGCGTACGCTGCCGGTTTCGAGCGTGGTACTTGAAGCCGTCACGTCACTCAGCAACGATGGGTTCGAACCGCGCGACGTTTTCGCCGCCTACCAGTCCTGGATCGCTTTCTCGGAGCCCGCTTCATGA
- a CDS encoding ABC transporter permease → MSNAPALSLRRRMVGLAGSGTVATLILLLLALWVVFAVTIGDRFFSVSTLQSMAFQMPELGILSLAMMLALLSGGLNLSIIATANLSGLTIAFLLTRYIPGSQGLAWVGIQVLAIAAGFAVAALVGLLNGFVIAYLGVSPILATLGTMTLCKGIAIGLSRGNVISGFPEPIVFIGNGTVFGVPFALIVLAFCALPVALMLNATPFGAKVYMIGSNEKATRYSGVDTRAVLLKLYVFSSLLAGVAAVVMLARFNSANAAYGESYLLVTILAGVLGGIDPFGGFGKVGGLLLALIILQVISSAFNLLNLSQFLTLAIWGGILIAVAAVPHFAGKAPR, encoded by the coding sequence ATGAGCAATGCGCCCGCCCTCTCACTTCGCCGGCGTATGGTCGGCCTCGCCGGCAGCGGCACGGTCGCAACCCTCATCCTGCTGTTGCTCGCGCTCTGGGTGGTGTTCGCGGTCACGATCGGCGACCGGTTCTTCTCGGTCAGTACGCTGCAATCCATGGCTTTCCAGATGCCAGAACTCGGCATCCTCTCGCTTGCGATGATGCTGGCCTTGCTATCCGGCGGACTCAATCTTTCCATCATCGCGACCGCCAATCTGTCCGGACTGACCATCGCCTTCCTGCTGACGCGCTACATCCCGGGGAGTCAGGGCCTTGCCTGGGTCGGCATTCAGGTGCTGGCGATCGCCGCGGGATTCGCAGTGGCCGCATTGGTCGGCCTCCTCAATGGTTTTGTCATTGCCTATCTCGGCGTTTCGCCGATCCTGGCCACGCTCGGCACGATGACGCTCTGCAAGGGCATCGCGATCGGCCTGTCGCGCGGCAACGTCATCTCCGGATTTCCGGAGCCCATTGTATTCATCGGCAATGGAACGGTTTTCGGGGTACCCTTTGCTCTGATCGTACTTGCGTTCTGCGCCCTGCCCGTCGCGCTCATGCTGAACGCGACGCCGTTCGGGGCAAAGGTTTACATGATCGGCTCGAACGAGAAGGCGACCCGCTACTCCGGCGTCGATACCCGCGCCGTCCTCCTCAAACTCTATGTGTTTTCCAGCTTGCTTGCGGGCGTGGCTGCGGTGGTCATGTTGGCACGTTTCAATTCGGCCAACGCGGCATACGGAGAGAGCTATCTGCTGGTCACCATTCTCGCGGGCGTCCTCGGCGGCATCGATCCGTTTGGTGGCTTCGGCAAAGTCGGCGGGCTATTGCTTGCGCTGATCATCCTTCAGGTGATCTCCTCGGCATTCAACCTTCTGAACCTCAGCCAATTCCTCACGCTGGCGATCTGGGGTGGAATCTTGATTGCCGTCGCGGCGGTTCCTCATTTTGCCGGCAAAGCGCCGCGGTAG
- a CDS encoding ABC transporter permease yields MPESHIASFGRFRRSHEFWLLMVILGLCASLGFANAQFLTMQNLFDLLTSYAFVGILALGLLVVLIAGGIDISFTATASVAQYVTLSLANAYGANWMSVFAIAIGIGGALGALNAIFIQKLRIPSIIVSVATLNIFYGLLIFFTGGKYIYSLPDWFATGIFWFEFEWGKDSSYGVNLQILALALAFLVTWLLLNRTNIGRQIYAMGGNADAAQRLGFHIFGLNILVYCYMGVMAGIASLIQAQLAQSVAPTVLVGKELDVVAAVVLGGASLMGGVGTVLGTFLGLTLLAVLQNGIILLGVSSYWSPFFVGLFILISVSATAWSQRERRSRSARR; encoded by the coding sequence ATGCCTGAATCGCACATTGCATCATTCGGCAGGTTTCGTCGCAGCCATGAGTTCTGGCTGCTGATGGTAATCCTCGGGCTCTGCGCTAGCTTGGGCTTCGCGAATGCCCAATTCTTGACCATGCAGAATCTGTTTGATCTGCTGACCTCCTACGCCTTCGTCGGCATCCTGGCGCTCGGACTACTGGTCGTGCTGATCGCTGGCGGAATCGACATCTCATTCACCGCGACCGCGTCGGTGGCGCAATATGTCACACTCTCGCTTGCCAATGCTTACGGCGCGAACTGGATGAGCGTCTTCGCCATCGCGATTGGGATCGGCGGTGCGCTCGGTGCCCTCAACGCGATCTTCATCCAGAAACTTCGAATACCATCGATCATCGTTTCGGTCGCAACGCTGAACATTTTCTATGGGCTTCTGATCTTCTTCACCGGCGGCAAATACATCTATTCGTTGCCCGACTGGTTTGCGACCGGAATATTCTGGTTCGAATTCGAATGGGGCAAGGATAGCTCGTATGGTGTCAACCTGCAGATCCTCGCGCTCGCGCTGGCGTTTCTCGTCACCTGGCTCCTGCTCAACCGAACCAATATCGGCCGGCAAATCTATGCCATGGGAGGCAATGCCGATGCCGCGCAGCGGCTCGGCTTCCACATTTTCGGCCTCAACATACTGGTCTATTGCTACATGGGTGTCATGGCCGGAATCGCCTCCCTGATCCAGGCACAACTCGCGCAGTCCGTTGCCCCGACGGTGCTGGTCGGCAAGGAACTCGATGTGGTTGCCGCCGTCGTGCTCGGCGGCGCCAGCCTGATGGGCGGCGTCGGCACCGTCCTTGGCACGTTTTTAGGCCTGACACTGCTCGCGGTGCTCCAAAATGGAATCATTTTGCTGGGCGTGTCGTCATACTGGTCGCCGTTTTTCGTCGGTTTGTTTATTCTCATTTCGGTCTCAGCGACCGCCTGGTCGCAGCGAGAGCGGCGAAGCCGGAGCGCGCGCCGATGA
- a CDS encoding sugar ABC transporter ATP-binding protein yields the protein MATFLEMSGISKRFGGVHALRDVDLTLEVGEVHCLVGENGSGKSTLIKIISGVEAAEPGGRIAISGKEYPKLNPVYSTHCGIQVIYQDLSLFPNLTVAENIAMAHHLGGIHSVNWASMRATAKATMAKIGVEFDPDAKLSELSIARRQLVAICRALAADAKLLIMDEPTASLTRHEVNALIELVSELKRAGICVVFVSHRLDEVLEIAERVTVLRDGAKVGTFAANTIDGRKLSHLMTGKSFEYQVQAPELAAGPVVLDVKGLGREGEYEDVSLQLRAGEVVGLTGLLGSGRTELALSLFGMKPPDRGTIVLDGRSIALRTNAEAIHRGIAYVSEDRLTLGLILNQSVTANVTLTVLDQLAGAFGLIAARARQSHVARWVAELGIKVSNPANAVKTLSGGNQQRVVLAKWMATNPRVLILDSPTVGVDISAKDGIYEIIRRLAHDGVAVLMISDEIPEVLYHSHRVLVMREGRLTTDVATAATSEDALRQAVNA from the coding sequence TTGGCGACTTTCCTGGAGATGTCCGGCATATCGAAGCGCTTCGGCGGCGTGCACGCGCTCCGTGACGTCGATCTAACTCTGGAAGTCGGCGAGGTGCATTGCCTGGTCGGTGAAAACGGCTCCGGCAAGTCCACCCTGATCAAGATCATTTCGGGCGTCGAGGCAGCAGAGCCTGGCGGCCGGATCGCAATTTCCGGGAAGGAATATCCCAAACTAAACCCGGTCTACTCCACGCATTGCGGCATTCAGGTCATCTATCAGGATCTTTCGCTATTCCCCAACCTCACCGTCGCCGAGAATATAGCGATGGCGCACCATCTTGGCGGCATCCATTCGGTGAACTGGGCCTCAATGCGCGCCACCGCAAAGGCCACAATGGCAAAGATCGGCGTTGAATTCGACCCGGACGCGAAGCTCTCAGAGCTCAGCATTGCCCGACGCCAGTTGGTCGCGATCTGCCGGGCCTTGGCTGCAGATGCCAAACTCCTGATTATGGATGAGCCGACGGCATCGTTGACCCGCCACGAGGTGAACGCCCTAATTGAGCTCGTGAGCGAGCTGAAGCGTGCTGGCATTTGCGTCGTTTTTGTCAGCCACCGTCTCGACGAGGTACTTGAAATCGCCGAACGCGTAACGGTACTGCGAGATGGCGCCAAAGTCGGTACCTTTGCCGCAAACACAATCGATGGGCGGAAACTGAGCCACCTGATGACCGGTAAGTCCTTCGAGTATCAGGTACAGGCGCCTGAGCTTGCCGCTGGCCCGGTCGTGCTGGATGTTAAGGGTCTGGGGCGCGAGGGTGAGTATGAGGATGTAAGCTTGCAGTTGCGCGCGGGGGAAGTGGTGGGTCTCACCGGTCTGCTCGGCTCGGGTCGAACCGAACTCGCGCTGTCGCTGTTCGGCATGAAGCCGCCCGATCGCGGCACCATCGTGCTTGACGGGCGGTCGATCGCGCTCCGCACCAATGCAGAGGCGATCCATCGAGGGATCGCCTATGTATCCGAGGATAGGCTTACGCTTGGTCTCATCCTGAATCAGTCCGTCACGGCGAACGTCACGCTCACGGTGCTGGACCAACTGGCTGGCGCATTCGGCCTGATTGCTGCACGCGCGCGACAGAGCCATGTTGCTCGGTGGGTTGCTGAACTCGGGATCAAGGTCTCCAACCCGGCCAACGCGGTGAAGACCCTCTCGGGGGGCAATCAGCAGCGGGTCGTGCTCGCCAAATGGATGGCGACCAACCCACGGGTGCTTATCCTCGATAGTCCCACCGTGGGCGTCGACATTAGCGCCAAGGACGGGATTTATGAAATCATCCGGCGGTTGGCGCACGACGGCGTCGCGGTGCTGATGATATCAGACGAAATCCCCGAGGTCCTTTATCATAGTCATCGCGTGCTGGTGATGCGGGAAGGGCGTTTGACAACCGACGTGGCTACCGCAGCCACTTCCGAAGATGCGCTTCGGCAGGCCGTCAATGCCTGA
- a CDS encoding autoinducer 2 ABC transporter substrate-binding protein, protein MDRRQTLKLIGATSALAGAGFPGFAFAQAQKEMVTVVKIAGIPWFNALEKGIQKGAKDFSINATMVGPANVDPAQQVKLLEDLIAKKVNVIGLVPLDVKVCEPVLKRAQAAGIKVITHEGPEQEGRDWNVELIDSVRFGEVQMERLAKDMGGEGDYVVYVGTLTTPLHNKWADAAIAYQQKNFPKMKLVADRFPGADEIDTSQRTTLDVIKAYPNLRGILGFGSNGPIGAGNAVRQQRLGKKIAVVGTVLPSQAKSLIADDTIREGFLWNPTDAGYAMVAVAKLVLDGKPMTDGVDVPGLGKAAVDVAGKQIKVDKIMRINKETIDGLIAGGL, encoded by the coding sequence ATGGACAGACGCCAGACACTCAAGCTGATCGGTGCTACGTCCGCGTTGGCCGGTGCCGGCTTTCCGGGCTTTGCCTTTGCGCAAGCCCAAAAGGAAATGGTCACGGTCGTGAAGATCGCGGGAATTCCGTGGTTCAACGCACTTGAAAAGGGAATCCAGAAGGGTGCGAAGGATTTCAGCATCAATGCCACCATGGTTGGCCCGGCGAACGTCGATCCGGCACAGCAAGTAAAGCTCCTTGAGGATCTGATTGCCAAGAAGGTCAACGTGATCGGCCTGGTGCCGCTTGATGTAAAAGTCTGCGAGCCCGTGCTGAAGCGCGCCCAGGCCGCCGGAATCAAGGTCATCACGCATGAGGGTCCGGAACAGGAAGGCCGTGACTGGAATGTGGAATTGATCGACTCCGTTCGCTTCGGCGAGGTGCAGATGGAACGTCTCGCCAAGGACATGGGCGGCGAAGGTGATTATGTTGTCTATGTCGGGACTCTTACGACGCCGCTTCACAACAAATGGGCCGACGCCGCGATTGCCTACCAGCAGAAGAATTTTCCGAAAATGAAGCTGGTCGCCGACCGCTTCCCCGGCGCCGACGAGATCGACACCAGCCAACGCACGACGCTCGACGTGATCAAGGCCTATCCGAACCTGCGTGGTATTCTCGGCTTCGGTTCGAACGGACCAATCGGGGCCGGAAATGCTGTGCGTCAGCAACGCCTTGGCAAGAAGATCGCCGTGGTCGGCACCGTGCTGCCGAGCCAGGCGAAGTCGCTTATCGCGGATGATACGATCCGCGAAGGTTTCCTGTGGAATCCCACAGATGCGGGTTACGCTATGGTCGCGGTGGCCAAACTCGTGCTCGATGGCAAGCCAATGACGGATGGCGTCGATGTACCCGGCCTTGGCAAGGCAGCCGTCGACGTCGCAGGAAAGCAGATCAAGGTGGACAAGATCATGCGCATCAACAAGGAAACGATCGACGGGCTAATCGCCGGAGGGCTCTAG
- a CDS encoding NYN domain-containing protein produces MSPSSSDKIALFIDGANLYATAKTLGFDIDYKRLLNEFKSRGTLLRAFYYTAIIEDQEYSSIRPLIDWLDYNGYTVVTKATKATKEFIDASGRRKVKGNMDIELAVDAMELAGHIDQMVLFSGDGDFRSLVEAVQRRGVRVTVISTIASQPPMIADELRRQADVFTDLVELQSKLGRDPSERPAPRDRETRGHMPKFLREPKGNDPHD; encoded by the coding sequence ATGTCGCCTTCCTCTTCCGACAAGATCGCGCTCTTCATCGATGGGGCCAATCTCTACGCGACAGCGAAAACTCTCGGCTTCGACATCGACTACAAGCGCCTGCTAAACGAGTTTAAGAGCCGCGGGACGCTGTTGCGGGCGTTCTACTACACCGCGATCATCGAGGATCAGGAATACTCCTCGATCCGGCCGCTGATCGACTGGCTCGACTACAACGGCTACACCGTCGTCACCAAGGCGACCAAGGCGACCAAGGAGTTCATCGACGCCTCCGGCCGGCGCAAGGTCAAGGGCAATATGGACATCGAGCTCGCCGTGGACGCCATGGAGCTCGCCGGGCACATCGACCAGATGGTGCTGTTCTCGGGCGACGGCGACTTCCGCTCGCTGGTCGAGGCTGTCCAGCGCCGCGGCGTGCGGGTCACGGTGATCTCCACCATCGCGAGCCAGCCGCCGATGATCGCCGACGAGCTACGCCGCCAGGCCGACGTCTTCACCGATCTCGTCGAGCTGCAATCCAAGCTCGGCCGCGATCCGTCAGAACGCCCCGCCCCGCGTGACCGTGAAACGCGTGGACACATGCCGAAGTTCTTGCGAGAGCCGAAGGGAAACGATCCTCACGATTGA
- a CDS encoding DUF992 domain-containing protein — MNKAMLNRPIACAALVLALAIVPATAQQAGRTQVGTLTCNISPGVGMIVAGQRQLSCIYASARGRAREAYEGTVSTLGLDIGATSGGKLTWAVFAPTTLRRAALAGTYAGATAGGTVGAGVGANLLIGGSERTVALQPLSVQGQTGVNITAGVSSMELRPASASAPRRSQR, encoded by the coding sequence ATGAACAAAGCAATGCTGAACAGACCAATCGCATGCGCCGCCCTGGTGCTCGCCCTGGCCATTGTTCCTGCTACGGCTCAGCAGGCTGGGCGAACGCAGGTCGGCACGCTCACCTGCAATATATCGCCGGGCGTTGGCATGATTGTCGCGGGACAGCGGCAACTGAGCTGCATCTATGCATCGGCGAGAGGCAGGGCGCGCGAGGCTTATGAAGGCACCGTCAGTACGCTTGGGCTCGACATCGGCGCCACGTCCGGTGGCAAGCTGACTTGGGCCGTTTTTGCACCGACCACACTGCGCCGGGCGGCATTGGCGGGAACCTATGCGGGTGCGACCGCCGGTGGTACGGTCGGCGCCGGAGTGGGTGCCAACCTCCTGATCGGCGGCTCGGAGCGCACGGTCGCTTTGCAGCCACTGTCCGTGCAGGGTCAGACGGGCGTGAACATTACAGCGGGCGTGTCCAGCATGGAGTTGCGGCCGGCCAGTGCGTCTGCGCCTCGCAGGTCCCAGCGATAA
- a CDS encoding IS701 family transposase, with protein sequence MIRMSWTRAASVEETLALWAASLREIKQRIRPLFTQERVATNAGLFLEGLLGDEQRKTGWMRAEAAGDPGPWRQQAILGRGDWDADALRDIVRDYVIEHLADDDAVLVIDETGFLKQGKASCGVARQYTGSAGKITNCQIGVFATYVSRHGHAFIDRALYLPKEWTDDPDRLEAAYVPADVGFATKPKLATRMIARAIAASVPFKWVAGDTVYGVGDIEQQLRRAGKGYVLGVSSSHVFRSWGKRQPVAGKAEDIARTRRPSDWKRLSAGAGTKGPRLHDWCYLELADLEVEQFNSANDGLWTRGLLIRRHIADGDLAFFTTWCPAGTSIETLVAVEGHRWAIEDSFETAKNEFGLDHNESRSWHGWHRHVSLVMLAFAMMAAIRHRANPPPPKKTKRRPPAKAKAHPRRR encoded by the coding sequence ATGATTCGAATGTCGTGGACGCGGGCCGCGTCGGTTGAGGAGACGCTTGCGTTGTGGGCGGCGTCGCTTCGAGAGATCAAGCAACGGATACGTCCGTTGTTCACGCAAGAGCGTGTGGCGACGAATGCAGGCTTGTTCCTGGAAGGTCTGCTCGGAGATGAGCAGCGCAAGACCGGCTGGATGCGCGCGGAGGCGGCTGGCGATCCTGGCCCATGGCGTCAGCAGGCAATTCTGGGTCGTGGAGATTGGGACGCTGATGCCCTGCGCGATATCGTCCGCGACTATGTCATCGAGCATTTGGCGGATGACGATGCGGTGCTGGTGATCGACGAGACCGGCTTTCTCAAGCAGGGTAAGGCCTCATGCGGAGTGGCACGGCAATACACTGGTTCGGCAGGGAAGATTACGAACTGCCAGATCGGCGTCTTCGCTACCTACGTTTCGCGTCATGGTCATGCGTTCATCGATCGCGCGTTGTATCTTCCGAAGGAATGGACTGACGATCCAGATCGTCTGGAAGCCGCATATGTGCCTGCCGATGTCGGCTTTGCGACCAAACCAAAGCTTGCGACGAGAATGATCGCACGTGCGATAGCCGCGTCTGTACCATTCAAGTGGGTTGCCGGTGACACGGTCTACGGTGTTGGCGATATCGAACAGCAGCTACGGCGGGCAGGCAAAGGCTATGTGCTCGGGGTCAGCAGCTCTCATGTCTTCCGATCCTGGGGCAAGCGACAGCCGGTCGCCGGCAAGGCCGAAGACATCGCCCGGACGCGGCGCCCGTCCGACTGGAAGCGCTTGTCGGCGGGAGCCGGAACCAAAGGACCGAGGCTGCATGACTGGTGTTATCTCGAACTGGCCGATCTCGAGGTCGAGCAGTTCAACAGCGCAAATGATGGTTTATGGACGCGCGGTCTGCTGATCCGTCGCCATATCGCCGATGGCGATCTCGCCTTCTTCACCACCTGGTGCCCAGCGGGAACATCAATTGAAACGCTGGTCGCGGTCGAAGGCCATCGATGGGCGATCGAGGACAGCTTTGAAACCGCGAAAAACGAGTTCGGGCTCGATCACAACGAGAGCAGGTCCTGGCATGGCTGGCATCGCCACGTGTCCCTGGTGATGCTCGCCTTCGCCATGATGGCGGCGATCCGCCATCGCGCCAATCCGCCACCGCCCAAAAAAACCAAACGCCGCCCCCCGGCAAAAGCCAAAGCACACCCACGCCGCCGCTGA